From the genome of Toxoplasma gondii ME49 chromosome XII, whole genome shotgun sequence:
ctgtttcctcgtttcagtcttctttcgttccgtctgcatgcgtccaaTCCTCTCCGACACCTGCCTGTGCTTCTTCGCGACCGcctgcctcgtctttctcctccttgtctGCCTCCTTGGCGTCTTCGGCTGCGTCGTCGACTAGGCTCGCTTCAGACCCTTCGCagtcttcgctttcttcacAATCTTTGCATTCTTCACACTCTTTGcattcttcgcttccttcgtctcttccatGGACGTCTCCCGGAAGGAGTCGCGGGCTTTCGAGTGCGGTCCCTCTCAGCCCCTCTGCTCCCCGTTTACATTCGGAGTCTTCTGACGGTACGGAGAAGCCGCCGGCCGCCTTTGGCCTGCCTGCCGGCGATTCGCTTCCCTCGGCTTCTCGCGAGCTGCTGCGGCGCTCTATACCCTTCAATGCGTCTTCGCTCGGCGGTGGAAAGACTCAGCCTCCCTCGAGTCGGTCTGCGACCTTGCCTTCGAGTGCACCGTcgtccttcgcttccgccACGACCCGCGATCCCGGCGTCTCTCCCAGTCGACACACATCTGATTTCTCTCGCCCCGTTGTTGTTCGTTGCTCATccccctcttcgtcgccttcgccttcgcgcgCTTCGACTCCTGCACCATCGTCACCTGTTTTGccttcagctgcttcttctgcttcgtcgtaCGTtttggtttcttctctgcgtcctcccAGGAGACCCTCTGCATTCCTCAAGCCTTCTGTCatctcttccgcgtctctcccgtcaCTGCCTGGCTCTGCTGGGGGGGCGTCTTCGGAGAGTTCAGCCATATTTCAGAGTGACACTGACGCGATGGAAACCACTCGTGGAGGGAATGGACAGCAATGTGAAGATAAGGACAGGAATCAGAACGGCCTCTACGTAGACGAGAGAGCGCGGCGGAGGCGTACACCCGTTGTGCGAGCGCatgaggcgaagaaggaaggaggaaagagaatgagaagcgacggcgaggagcgagagagagaagctgaggGCCTCGCGTTTCGTGCTGTGCTtcccgagaaggcgaaggggaCGCGACGGGAGGAGACTGAGGAGGAAGTCTGtttgaaagaagaagcgaaagaagagggagatgcagagaaagccgTCAGAATCTGTGAAGCGGAGAAGTTGCTCCCGCCTCACAGCAAGATTTTCGGACAACTCTCGGAGGAACAACGAAGAGTCGTCCTTGCccctgcgcatgcaaatcTCTGCGTCATTGCTGGGCCTGGATCAGGTAGGGTGAACGTCgctgctttgtcttcttttttgaaacgttgtttccttcgttttgcttttctccccttGTTGTTTGTGTCTGCGGCTTCGTCCTGTCGCTTGAGTTCTTCTGTTATCTCTCTGGACTTGTCGTTGTCCCTCGACTTCCGTTCcacgtcttccctctcttcgttcttttcgctctgctctccccGCCACTCCTTCTCACTTTCCACACACCGGTTTGTGTTTGGCGGCTGACGGAGCCGTTGCTTCTGTcggctgtcgccttctttcttcttctgaggTTTTTCGGATCCTGAGCGGTGTCATCCGTTGCCTCTACTCTATAAGACTCGCTGTCTTGACGACACTGCCACGATGGAAGCTGGATCCGGTGAACAACGCGTTCGCTGAGTCTCTCGGAGTTCCGCAGCTCTGCGCACAGAAAATGCTCTTCGACACTCTCCGCGGCGTCTCCACTgcgttctgtttcctgtAAAGGACTTCAGACACAAAGCGCGACCTCGAACAGCTCGGGCCTTCCGTTCAGGATGGGGGGGACGTTGATGACAACGCTTGGGTGCTCGCTCCccggagacacagagcgtCGCTCGCCTGTCCGCCTGGCGCTTTCTTGACTCTCTTTGCTTCCCGTTTGCGCGTCTTGCTTTGCTCGTCTTTTCTAGGGAAAACGACGGCGATAACCGCTCGaattcttcgcctccttcttgaAGGCGAAGGTCCAATCTTGGCTCTCACCTTCACGCGGCGAGGAGCCGAGGAGCTCCGGACGCGCGTGGTGGACGGtttctcttccactctcGCGGAGATGCGGCTTCTGTCGGGGTCGCGAGAGAACGGCGCCCTCCcctcagctgtctctccgcgAACGAACGCAGCCACAAGCTCCACAGCCTCCGCGAGAACAAACGGCGGCGACGCCACGATCTTCAACGCCCCGCTCGCGAAGCTCGACTGGCAGCGGCAGACGAACTGGACGCATCCCTTCGCTCCAGCGTCTGCGGCAGGCCCTCACCCGAGGTGCGACTCCGCGCCTGTCCACCCGTCGGTCACCTGTTACTCTTCTTCGGCAGTcgcgccttctgcttccgcctctttcgcgtcgctctctgcgtctttggGAGAGCAAGCTCCAACGTCCGCAGCTGCGGCGCCCGGCTTGCCCCTCTTTCACGACCTCGCCGGTCGCGTCCTTGTCGGAACGTTTCACAAATTcggtctcctcgtcctccggCGCCACGGGCGCGCCGTGGGGGTCcctccctccttcctcgtcgccacCGCGACTCGCCAGGGCCAGTTGGCCCGCGAGGTCCTCGAGGCCTTCAAGGCCCGCGAGGAGGCCCGCGGGGCGATGCTGAAGAGCGCGCGCGAGGAGCCAGGGAGGCCGCAGCGCGCGTGTGGGGTGGGGAATTTGGAGGCCGCCTTTCAGCAGGTTCGGCGCTTGCACTTgctccgcatgcagagagagctggcggagagacagagagagagagccgccCGCTCCCGGGGCGGCGGcccggagacagcagagtcacgagcgacaggaaagacgggagagacaggagaggcagaTATCTGTCTAGACGAGGCGGCTCTCGACAGTGACCCAGATGACTTGCTTGACTTTctgacagacgaagaggaggaagaaagcgggGGCTTCCACTCGCAGCACTCGGGACTTCCGGCGGCGGGCAGAACAACCAGGCGAGAGCCCGGCGAGGCCTGCGGCGGTCGGCAGCCTTCGCGGGGGCCGGTGGCGCCTCATATGGGGAGTCGTGTGGGGTCGACGAAATCGCGAACGACGTGGAAAGAAGTGGACATGTTCCTGAGGCTCGTACGAAAGTGCAAGTTCTCCGAAGCGTTCCTCGACACCCTcaaaacagagaacgccCAGCTGTACGCGCTGACACGGCAGTACGCGGCGCTACTGCGACAGCAGACGCCTCCCCTCCTCGACTGCTCAGACCTCATTCTCCTCACTCTCGCACTGCTAGAGAGTCAACCAAACATCCGGAGAGACCTGGCAACAGCGTACCCCATCGTCGTCGTCGACGAGTTCCAAGACACCAGTCTCCCCCAGTTCAAAGTTGTCAAGGCCCTGGCTCTCGGCCGccaagaacaagagagagaacaagcgagagaacgagcaTGGATGCATGAGActatggagagagaacgtgGAGAAGGACGCGCGGGCTTCTGCGCCGGAAATCCAGGGAGGCAAGAAGCAACGAGACAAAGGCGAGGCGGGGTCACAGTGGTTGGAGATGACGACCAATCCATTTACGGATTCCGAGGCATCGACGCCAAAGTAAGCGTCTCACAGACGACGGCTGTCGGTTGGAAATACACCTATAAACaaatacatatgcatatatatatatatttatatgtatttgGTGATTTTTatttgtgtttgtgtgtgaaAGAGCGGATCGGGACGCGCTATCAGCTCTAGATTTTCACTGATGTCTGAATGTCCACTTTGACCGAGCGGAGGAACCGTCAGTCAGAGAAGAATCCGAGGAGGAGTCCATGACGCCGTCACTTCTTCCTACCTCGGTTTACGCATGTCTGTGTGCTTGCGTTCCTGAGAGTGtatttttctgcctctccatcTGTGCCTCTGCGTATCTCCACAAATGTTCGTTTAGTCGTCTGTCACTCTCCCTCTCAGCATCTCTCGTTCAATTGACATAGATATGCGTACCTGTGCGTATCCGCAGATCCCTCTGCGTCCTGGTGTGTGTGCataatatatgtatatatatgtatatatctatatatgtatatgtatatatatatatatatatatggatctCTATACAGGAAGAAGATCGGGTGTTCCGAGTTCCGTGAAACTTGGAGGTGGACCCGCGCGtgctgttgcatgcagtcggaATTGCTGTAGGAGTTGCGCGTCGAAACGGATTCCGCGttcttgcttttctgtgtcgcttCTTAGAATTTTTTGATTTTCGATCGCGCTTTCCCCGATCGTTTGGAATTTCACCTCTCCTGCAACTATCGCTCCGTTGCCCCCATCGTCTCTGCGAGTTTGGCGCTGATCAACCACAATCGCCACCGGAGACTCAAACGCCTCTACCCCGCCGCTCGGcccttttcgtcttttctctcttctttcctgtttcaAGCCGTTCTGCCTCCACATCAGATGCCCTCTCCCCCTTTGGGCTCTGCTTCAGCCGCCATTCACTACACTCCTTCCCATCAAGCTAACGCCCTCACAAACAGTTCTgccgctgcttcctcctgTCCTCCGTCTGCTCCTGGATGTTCTTCTGCTGCCGCATCATCAAcaccgtcttcgtcttcttcttcttgttcttctctcgcgtcgtctccgtcgccgtcggcaggtcttctgtcgctgtttcCACCTGCAATGTGTGCGGTGCTGTCTTCTCCGAAGGCGGAGGCTGCCTACATTCTTCGGTTCATCGTCGCGCTCAAGCAGACGCGAAAGTTGTGTTGGGGAGACTTTGTGATTCTCTCCCGCACGAACAGAGGCCTGAAGGAGTTGGAAGAGCTGCTGCAAGATCCCCAGGTTCTTCACTCCGCATTTCGTTCGTCGCCTTTGCCCGACGCGGGACCGTTGCccatcctctctctctccccttcacTCGGGGAAGATGAAGTGGAAAACCAAagagcgtcttcttcggcttcttctccgtcgtctctcgcggctcctcgttctcctcttgcgtctttgtcttcgaCTCTGTGTTTGTCTCCAGTGACATCTCCGCCGTCTCTGTGGTATCGACCAGACCGACCGCCAGATCCCTCGCTGTTGTGTCCTCTCTGggcgtcgtctgcgtttccagAGGCACTGCCGCTGCACAGCACCGCTCTAAAGCGTCGCGGGACTCAGATGCTGCGGAAACAAGGCGTACTTCTCGTCTGTGGCTACTTGCGACTCGCTCTCGATCCTCACCACGACGCGTCTTTCCTGCGGGTGCTCAACCGACCCAGACGCGGCCTCGGTCTCGCCGTCGTCAGGGCGCTGTGCCGATGTCTGCAGACGCTCGAGGGGGACGCTGCGTCTCCCGCCGAAGCCGGCAAGCCTCGTAGCgaagcaggaaacgaagagacggacgcggcagaagaagtcgaagaaggagagagggaaggagttgagagagaaggagaggggaagggaggacgcaggagaaagcgagggcgagaggcgcgagccCAGGAGGGAGCAAGGCAGGAcggggaggaaggcgaagaaggagagggaggcggaagaagaaaagaggcggTAACGAAGAGTCTGGTGTGCTGGGATgcgaagtggagagaaggccCTCTCGAGGGAATCGACCGTCTCCGGAAACACGAACGGCAGTGTGACGCCCATCGTGGgtcgcgcgttttctccctctacGAGGCGGCCTCCATCATCGCTGAACtcgaagaaacagcagagaacggcgaaggagagcgaaaacgcaacgacgaaacaaacacacagcaggaaggagaagcaggcacGTCTTCTCgatcttcatcttcttcatcggCAAATCCGTCGTTTTCTACACCTTCACCTTCGGTCTCCTCGGTCTCTGGTtcatcgccttcttcggtGGACTTGCCTGTTGAAGACCATGCGACCGAACGGCtgtcgagggagaagaaggaaactcgATTGCTGTCTGGGTCTTTACTGAAGCAGACAAAATGCCCTGCCTCTGCGCTGCCGCGACTGCGGCGTTTCCTCGAGCAGCTCCAGGCGCTGAGAAGCTTGGCGAGGAGTCGTACTGCGGGAGCCTCCgacctcgtcctcttcgtcctcaaAGCCTTTGGCCTCGAGGCCTTCCtcgcaggtgtctccggggagacagaaggcacagagacgctcccgaagacggagacagagaaacaaacgacgGAGACGGCCGATCAGAAGACcctggagaggaggaaggagagggcggagaagaagaagggaaggaagaaggcggctgGCGCTGGACGAGACGATGGGGATGAGGTCTGCCGGCaagcggaagaggaaacatgGGGAGAGTGTGgagcaggcgagaagagaggcgacagcgccGTAAGAGCTTCCGGAGAGgggacagagcgagagatgcaggcgaagaagttgaggaagaagaacgacggcCCCgatcgagaaaaaaggacccccatcgaggagaagcgacagacagaaaagagagacagagaatcGAAGACGGATCCGACGTCTTCGACATCTGTGTGTTCTTCTGAAAATAAACTGGAAGACGCCTGGACGCTCCTGAGGCTTGCTGAGGGATACACGCCGAATGCGTTGCAGCCGACAGGGTGGGattgtctctcgcgttttctgaaAGATTTGACGAACGACAGatgcggagaagcagagacgcttcagcgaagaaactcgattttcctctccaccaTTCATCAAGCCAAAGGCCTCGAATGGCCGGTCGTCATCCTCGCGAAAGCCAACGAGGGGTGAGCGCGCAGGCGTCGGGCGCAGGAAAACGCGTTTGAATCTGCGCGCGCGTATCCGCAAGCGAAGAGTGAAGTTCGTCGCACGGGTGGACCTTCAAGGGGATTGCGTTTTTAAACGTACACTCGGCGCTTTGTTCAGTTCGGGGATGCATGGGCCTCACCAGAGatagagagggaggaaggtCCACGGGTGGAGAGCAAACGAAACGATCTCAGAGGTGACTGCGACGGCGACTCAGAAGCTCGCGAACGCAATACGCGGCTCTGCAGTTCCACGCAGGACGAGaccgaagcgagagaagaagggcagcAAGGTGGAATGCAACAGAAGGGGAGGTtgtggaaggcgagacaggagCGAAAAGGATAtgaagatgcagagaaacgccagcACACAGAGAGCGCGTTAGACATGATTTGGTCGTGGTTACTGAAATGCGGAAAAGGCGCGACGAAAACAAGCGGAGAGGGGACCGAGAACAAAACGCTTGACgaagcgtttttctccgttccgACCCTCCAAatgtttctcctctgttttctcgtctcgctctttgCCGTGACAGTTTGTGTAAACAGCCatgacgcatgcagacggaacacgaaggagaaacgagatAGCCGTCTCTCTGGATTAACTACAGGATCGCTTGgatttgtcttttctgctgcGTTGCCTATTCACAGACATCTTCCACTGTCCAACGAAGACACCTCGGGATCGTTTGTGAGCCTTCCAGCGCGGATCCCATTGACatctgtttcctcgttctcctcttcggttccgccctcctcgtccccgccgttctctccctctcgttcctcctcgGTTTTGCCTACCAACCGAGCAACCTCGTTCACTTCGTCCTTTACTCCATCTTCCTCCTTTACGACTCCATCTTCCTCCTTTACTACtccatcttcgtcttcttcctttggttcatcttcttcctcttcctgcgGTGtgccgtcttctttctcctcttgctgtagcgcgtcttcgtccgcttcgtcttcttcttcgttcgtcttggttcctcctctgtcttcttcgtcgtccgccgctgcctccgctgtctcctctgtctccgctgtctctgcctcgctgaCCGCGGAGGCCTGGCAGAAGCGTCGCACGCAAGAAGAGCGAGTGTGGGCGATGTggaccgagaagaagaagctcgaggAGCAGGAGCTCGAGGAGGAACGGCGTCTCTGCTACGTCGCGCTGACGAGG
Proteins encoded in this window:
- a CDS encoding UvrD/REP helicase domain-containing protein (encoded by transcript TGME49_277550) — its product is MENTSLSRVPERGSRSRDSPRPPGSSSLHASSQPQSPLLARDIRPAGALSGVWTVRSLDAGIPPHAGSVTKRFASSASSLSLPETQRHEQARNSQACLLDRSSPRSLASSQLRLEPAKPWVSFQRSRAQRTDRAHVDATLMSEAGDQNSRTPGVSANASSVSVEQMRLLPREGQKSSDARDAGSANQECPRTSQTPSLERLPAPLPTGLASTTLLREGSAAVFASKGIPGRKTSENKSSLSPPGAVSHSVTQQRPAPHRSRPLWTSGVWTPHHEADREEGREGLGSCASSNAERNAVRSGTRETELKGRKEEESRALSRTEMKTNPSPARTSGSPQNRPRQPRPPVSSGFHPASAPFHSRPLGASPSSISPSSSSSLSSYSCASSSSSSSLSSYSCASSSSSSPSSSSPLSTASRPSATSGPAVSLVGATGLRVPANSTVPACGASASLASHPVSSEEERRRSVAMVRSLSSAAVSSFQSSFVPSACVQSSPTPACASSRPPASSFSSLSASLASSAASSTRLASDPSQSSLSSQSLHSSHSLHSSLPSSLPWTSPGRSRGLSSAVPLSPSAPRLHSESSDGTEKPPAAFGLPAGDSLPSASRELLRRSIPFNASSLGGGKTQPPSSRSATLPSSAPSSFASATTRDPGVSPSRHTSDFSRPVVVRCSSPSSSPSPSRASTPAPSSPVLPSAASSASSYVLVSSLRPPRRPSAFLKPSVISSASLPSLPGSAGGASSESSAIFQSDTDAMETTRGGNGQQCEDKDRNQNGLYVDERARRRRTPVVRAHEAKKEGGKRMRSDGEEREREAEGLAFRAVLPEKAKGTRREETEEEVCLKEEAKEEGDAEKAVRICEAEKLLPPHSKIFGQLSEEQRRVVLAPAHANLCVIAGPGSGKTTAITARILRLLLEGEGPILALTFTRRGAEELRTRVVDGFSSTLAEMRLLSGSRENGALPSAVSPRTNAATSSTASARTNGGDATIFNAPLAKLDWQRQTNWTHPFAPASAAGPHPRCDSAPVHPSVTCYSSSAVAPSASASFASLSASLGEQAPTSAAAAPGLPLFHDLAGRVLVGTFHKFGLLVLRRHGRAVGVPPSFLVATATRQGQLAREVLEAFKAREEARGAMLKSAREEPGRPQRACGVGNLEAAFQQVRRLHLLRMQRELAERQRERAARSRGGGPETAESRATGKTGETGEADICLDEAALDSDPDDLLDFLTDEEEEESGGFHSQHSGLPAAGRTTRREPGEACGGRQPSRGPVAPHMGSRVGSTKSRTTWKEVDMFLRLVRKCKFSEAFLDTLKTENAQLYALTRQYAALLRQQTPPLLDCSDLILLTLALLESQPNIRRDLATAYPIVVVDEFQDTSLPQFKVVKALALGRQEQEREQARERAWMHETMERERGEGRAGFCAGNPGRQEATRQRRGGVTVVGDDDQSIYGFRGIDAKNFLIFDRAFPDRLEFHLSCNYRSVAPIVSASLALINHNRHRRLKRLYPAARPFSSFLSSFLFQAVLPPHQMPSPPLGSASAAIHYTPSHQANALTNSSAAASSCPPSAPGCSSAAASSTPSSSSSSCSSLASSPSPSAGLLSLFPPAMCAVLSSPKAEAAYILRFIVALKQTRKLCWGDFVILSRTNRGLKELEELLQDPQVLHSAFRSSPLPDAGPLPILSLSPSLGEDEVENQRASSSASSPSSLAAPRSPLASLSSTLCLSPVTSPPSLWYRPDRPPDPSLLCPLWASSAFPEALPLHSTALKRRGTQMLRKQGVLLVCGYLRLALDPHHDASFLRVLNRPRRGLGLAVVRALCRCLQTLEGDAASPAEAGKPRSEAGNEETDAAEEVEEGEREGVEREGEGKGGRRRKRGREARAQEGARQDGEEGEEGEGGGRRKEAVTKSLVCWDAKWREGPLEGIDRLRKHERQCDAHRGSRVFSLYEAASIIAELEETAENGEGERKRNDETNTQQEGEAGTSSRSSSSSSANPSFSTPSPSVSSVSGSSPSSVDLPVEDHATERLSREKKETRLLSGSLLKQTKCPASALPRLRRFLEQLQALRSLARSRTAGASDLVLFVLKAFGLEAFLAGVSGETEGTETLPKTETEKQTTETADQKTLERRKERAEKKKGRKKAAGAGRDDGDEVCRQAEEETWGECGAGEKRGDSAVRASGEGTEREMQAKKLRKKNDGPDREKRTPIEEKRQTEKRDRESKTDPTSSTSVCSSENKLEDAWTLLRLAEGYTPNALQPTGWDCLSRFLKDLTNDRCGEAETLQRRNSIFLSTIHQAKGLEWPVVILAKANEGHLPLSNEDTSGSFVSLPARIPLTSVSSFSSSVPPSSSPPFSPSRSSSVLPTNRATSFTSSFTPSSSFTTPSSSFTTPSSSSSFGSSSSSSCGVPSSFSSCCSASSSASSSSSFVLVPPLSSSSSAAASAVSSVSAVSASLTAEAWQKRRTQEERVWAMWTEKKKLEEQELEEERRLCYVALTRAKSMLLVTCSKTEKSGQSLRVSRFVSEAKLFHFHPLSAASGVHPKSEKDPCRCRSAGTSTDARGSREEETETDRDAHAERRKREERNSQLGHRVAKGRLQEEGETGGNEEESLTKGKLTAEGQKKEEDWTGETKAHQNGTDTESERNREMKMKGEHDASEEDIKIDTDISDLLDLSSVSERTGQWGRLLEARKKQQQNRSSSFRCTSPSFGRLAAPSAASHSVSVSNEGVRPVSDESSSSPSELAKALPAGALGEGRRPSRCGDLSRGETLDASSEGEELKKHAGERESEERSRTPSPTEGPARREVIEEASERRGGDPRAAEEKRREETKAEQDEEKLLPSTCAPKREEQYERRNAEDTQREEASQRDAQEAEAEEELQRKEESRNSNRQTLEMYAFEPEDDEVISLGSDLDEPTAGPMDPCRDAPTPGKEPEGKRRSEIACSSHAEIREVVTALEEAEEETGEEGEETGNAIAEKENYEQPTAEEKDERVDVREQSKDSREKETRQTPRVARKATERRDGEADVIVIDEEEAPETAHDRETEKTQETTAEPDSVSKGEDEMEEPTAVEVEDDDEVEAQRDQDESARSTDENEEGGRKTSSKAFFRSAQDLARRVAQASRSSSDFARPTASLHRDGHHTALKHRELQTSTFSLPSSSPSSSSPSSSSPSSSPLPSASSSSSGSALSSSGRLEAPARSLGSAAAPGRPWRCFLLKKK